From the genome of Lentisphaera araneosa HTCC2155, one region includes:
- a CDS encoding DUF1585 domain-containing protein: MGRGRKINDKNKKWTIDSSGKFHKGPAFKDYYKMKQIIADRVDDFARAFIESLIAYSLGRSYNFIDDDMTDDLLGDAKKEDYRINSIILALVQGREFQQK, from the coding sequence TTGGGAAGAGGGCGAAAAATAAACGACAAAAACAAGAAATGGACGATTGATTCCTCTGGCAAGTTTCACAAGGGGCCGGCTTTTAAAGATTATTATAAAATGAAGCAAATTATTGCCGATAGGGTGGATGACTTCGCTCGTGCTTTTATTGAGTCACTGATTGCTTACTCATTGGGACGCTCCTATAACTTCATCGATGATGATATGACTGATGACTTATTAGGCGACGCCAAAAAAGAGGACTACAGGATCAACTCCATCATTCTCGCTCTCGTTCAAGGACGTGAATTTCAGCAAAAGTAA